The DNA region CTTTAGTATGATATTTCAGTAACGTAAACAGCCCTTTAGTGTGATATTTCAGTAAAGTAAGCAAACATTTTGAATGACATTTCAGTAACGTAAACAGCCATTTAGTATGATATTTCAGTAACGTAAACAGCCCTTTAGTGTGATATTTCAGTAAAGTAAGCAAACATTTTGAATGACATTTCAGTAACGTAAACAGCCATTTAGTATGATATTTCAATAACGTAAACAGCCCTTTAGTATGATATTTCAGTAACGTAAGCAGCCATTTAGTATGATATTTCAGTAAAGTAAGCAAACATTTTGAATGACATTTCAGTAACGTAAACAGCCATTTAGTATGATATTTCAATAACGTAAACAACCCTTTAGTATGATATTTCAGTAACGTAAGCAGCCCTTTAGTGTGATATTTCAGTAAAGTAAGCAAACATTTTGAATGACATTTCAGTAACGTAAACAGCCATTTAGTATGATATTTCAGTAACGTAAACAGCCCTTTAGTATGATATTTCAGAGACTTAAACAGCCATATAGTATGATATTTCAGTAACGCAGACAGCCCTTTAGTATGATATTTCAGTAAAGTAAGCAAACATTTTGAATGACATTTCAGTAACGTAAACAGCCATTTAGTATGATATTTCAGTAACGTAAACAGCCCTTTAGTATGATATTTCAGTAACGTAAACAGCCATTCAGTATATTTCAGTAACGTAAGCAGACATTTTGAATGACATTTCAGTAACGCAAACAGCCATCAAGTCGTAATATGTTTCAGGAATGCAAGCCCCAAATGGCTCCGTTTAGACATGAGACAAATATTTTTGTGACCAAAGTAAGTGGGAAAAAAATTATGTATGTCGCTGACCTATGTGTCGTTTCTTTGGCATTACTCACAAAGCCGCTCATCCCGGAGCTCTCATACACATCCATATCCATGCTCGtatgccagcagtccacagggaacaatcaatAAATGTTTTTGTCGCCTCCAAACCGCGATCGACTCGGTTAGTAGACCgagagtgctttttttttcttctcaatctTATCAGACAAACATCGTCTCTCTGGTGTGCAAAAAACATCTAAGAATAAACGTTCGATAACTTTGTTACTTCTGGCTGACAGCAGCTGAACAAAAAGTTGAAAACATGCAGAAACATATTCTCCAAAACTGGCTAATCACCTCTTCAAGTGCGATGAAAGGTAGTTCTATCACCGATAAACATGACTGTACAATATTAATTTGTCTGTTTTCTGATACGCATGTGAGATTTGATGTTATTGGTCGGATTATTTGCCTAACTGAAACCATGTCCCAATTATTTGAGGTAAGATACTTGAGGAATCATCATGCCTCAAATTATCTGCCCATAGGTACAGAGACAGCCATGGGCAGCCCACAGATGGCGCTGCTGCTTGTCATCGCTCTTTGCACGTGCTGCACTTTGACCCAAGGTCACGATGAAGCTGCCAAGGCTGAAGGTCATAACATTGTGCTGGGAACGTTTCCGAAGGACTTCGCTTTTGGTGTGGCCACATCTGCGTATCAGATTGAAGGGGCTTGGGAACAAGACGGTAAACTTTTTACTctgatgtatgtctgtctctatgtctgtacgtctgtctgtctgtctgtatctcgctctgtctctctctgtgtcacacacacacacacacacacacacacacacacacacacacacacactgactttcttAATATTTCAAGGTCTCATCTGCAAGTGTTTTGATGATAATATTCTGGACACAGGTATTTACAAAGTACAAGGTAAAAATACACATAACCATGATATCGTTGTTTTGACAAAGATGTTTActgttgtgaatgtgtttttcACACGTTTTCAGGCAAGTCACAGTATTTTCACACGTTTTCAGGCAAGTGACAGTGTTTTTACAAGTGACAGTGTTTTCAGACAAGTGACAGTGTTTCTACACGTTTTCAGACAAGTGACAGTGTTTTTACAAGTGACAGTGTTTTCAGACAAGTGACGGTGTTTCTACGCGTTTTCAGACAAGTGACAGTGTTTTTACACGTTTTCAGACAAGTGACGGTGTTTCTACACGTTTTCAGGCAAGTGACAGTGTTTTTACACGTTTTCAGACAAGTGACGGTGTTTCTACACGTTTTCAGGCAAGTGACAGTGTTTTTACACGTTTTAACACAAGTGACAGCGTTTCTACACGTTTTCAGGCAAGTGACAGTGTTTTTACAAGTGTTTCTACACGTTTTCATACAAGTGTTTCTACACGTTTTCAGGCAAGTGACAGTGTTTTTACAAGTGTTTCTACACGTTTTCAGACAAGTGTTTCTACACGTTTTCAGGCAAGTGACGGTGTTTCTACACGTTTTCAGGCAAGTGACGGTGTTTCTACACGTTTTCAGGCAAGGGCAAGAGCATCTGGGACGTGTTTGCCCACCAAGATGGCCACACCCAGGACAACGCTAACGGCGACAAGGCAGCGGACAGCTACAACAAGTGGAGGGAAGATGTACAGCTGCTTGTCGAATTAGGGGTCAGTTCTGTCATTAATCGTGATATTCACAgttgcagtgcgtgtgtgtggaggaggaggaggaggaggaggaggaggaattttgtttaatatctcgtcacacatatctgtaattgaagacattttgttagaataTTAATGAATACATtcgagtattatcgtttagaagaggagcgGGAGGAATGGTAAGTTTGGGGAAACCGGGTaaatggcgggggtgggggtaggggtggggtgtaatTTGAAACAaagatctaaatacaattacagaaaatcacttcgtaaaagagaaatcgttaatctaacaagcgaaacaataGACAACGAAAGCAAAAAAATCGAAAACATGTATGTGCGCCATGTGCCTAGTGGTCTGCCTGTCTTTCGTTACCTTGGCAGTGCCCATCTGAGGGTAACGTAAGAATTTCTGATTGTATTCATCCTTAGGACATGAACCAGTCGCCTTCAGTGTCACTTCCTCCGCGATGTTGTTGACGCGCTGTGCGTCTTCTCACTAGTCTTTGTTGGTGACATGCAGTTCCAAAGATTTTCCAAGGATTCAACAGAGACTTTCGAAGCCTCTAAAGATggctttcagtttttttgttcattctgcAGGTCACCCACTACCGCTTCTCCATTGCCTGGAGCCGGCTGATGCCCGACGGCACCAAGGGGCggctggaggagaggggggtgaggcaCTACAGCCAGCTGATAGACGAGCTGCTCCGGCACCACATCACGCCTGTGATCACCCTCTACCACTGGGATCTGCCTCAGAAGCTGCAGGAGCGAGGGGGCTGGCTCAACCCGGACATCATCGGCTACTTCAGGGATTACGCCGACCTCTGCTTCGGGCGGTTTGGAGATAGGGTAGGTTGGGGATAGGGTAGGTTGGAGTTTGGAGatagggtgggttggggtttggagatagggtgggttggggtttgGAGGTAGGGTAGTTTGGGGTTTGGTCGGGGTTTGGAGATTGGGGATGTTGGGTTTGGACACAGGGTAGTTTGGGGTTTGGAGGTAGGGTAGGTTGGGCAGATTAGGACAAGGGAGTTGGGATGAGAACGGGATGgcagggaggatgggggtggggtggggtgggggtcggggtaaGTTGGGGATGGGGTTGATTAGGACAGGGGTGGCAGGGAATGCAGTCAAATGGCAGAGGGGCAAGGGATGGGATACGAGCAATACAGGAGTAAATTGCGTTTTGCTGGTGTACCTTGTTCAAAGCCATATCGGTAGGGCCTTCATATGTGGCTTTTATATCTCTGAACAGAGTATGTCGTTTTCATCGAATTGAGATAAATAAATTGTTATCCAACTCGCGCCAAAACGCAGTGGTTGTGATAAGAACATGTCTCGATTTTATCAAAACAACATGATTATTTTGCATCCACACCCAGATAACGCTCATTGTGACAACTATTATTCTCAATTTGTTCAAAAGTACATGATTATTTTGTTCCTAGTTCTAAATAATGCTttattgaatttttttgttttatttttgtaagTAGTCAACATTCATTTTATTAGTTTAGTTATTGTGTTGCACATTTTCATGAATGTTCATGTTTTAGAAGTGATTGTGCTTTAAATGTTTGACATTACAAGTACTTGAGCCAAAAAAGAAATTCATGTGAACTTATAGACAAAAAAGTCGATTCTACCTTATATTATCTCATCTAATAACATTTACACtcttttatcttatcttacttttgggggggttggggcgtgGGACTAACAGGTAAAACACTGGATAACCTTCAACGAGCCCTTCATCGTGGGTTGGGAGGGGTACGAGACGGGCGCGATGGCACCCGGGGTGCGGCAGGAGAACGGAACCTACCTGGTGATCAGCAACATCCTCCGCTCTCACGTTGCCGCCTACCGTCGTTACCAGAGCACCTACCGTGCCGCCCAGCGAGGTGAGGATCAGTGGGCTTTCTGATCTCTGTTGCTGCTTACCCCGTAGGCTGCCAAAGCATCTGTCTCACTGCCTGAGTAGGGCACGATCCAAGGTCTTCTTGtttccgttacatgaccaacatcgacttgctgatgactttgtcgtggttgatgcattgctgggtattttcgtgtctccataacccaccgaacactacactgcacacacgcctctctctctctctctatatatatataaatgtatatgtatataatattgtgggctctcaaggcctgaccagcgcattAGGCTTATGCGTTGGTCAGACACAGAATATGCGATGTAGCGTATatgatcagtccacacgctttgacaccttcttgaattTGAAACAGTTATCAAAGCAGCTATCACTTTGTCTGACCATGGAAAGTTCAGCAGTTTTGAGCCGTGTTATGGTTCTCAGTCGCCTGACCAGTTAGATCAATCAGATCAGTTATTTCACACTTTGTTACAGTTACTAGGAGGCGCCGTGGTAGAATGTAagacattggacttctgatccggtgttcaccagtgatcagggttcgaggctccgtttcagcatggtgttgtgtccttgggaaaggcactttacgccgatttccctcactccacccacgtgtcaatgggtacctgacacCGGTTGGTGGAGGTTAAAACGTGGGAAGGAGAAGATTAtaccccgccttcctatgccgtacTCTGGACACAGTATATATTGCTTCACTGCCCCAGTAGCCGTAAGGGgatatgggacctttaactaATGGATAGTTATCAAAGCTCCTATCGTACCGTCAAACATGGTTATGATCAGTGTGGTTTTATGTTTTATTATGAATACCGAAATCATCTATCCTTGACCTactacatgacaaggctctgTTCGGCGCTCTTATGGTTTACCTGTTACTAAAACACCTATAATGTCAACGAGGTTAGAATAATTGGTTTTATATTGAGTCCTAATTAATGCACCGCACAGCAAGTAAGATTTGGGCCagtagtgtcttttttttttttttttttttttttttttccaagagtaCTGAACCAAAACAGAATTTTATCGCTGTTAAGAAAAGTACGTGAACATTCATCACTGAAACTTTTCTATCCATACACACGTACCTTTTCTTTCAGGTCAAGTTGGAATAACTTTGGATTCTGAATGGTACGAACCTAAATCCAGTGGTAAAGAATACGAAGATGCTTCACTAAAGGCTTTGGCTTTCCGTCTCGGCATTTTTGCCGACCCTCTCTTCAAGGGAGACTACCCTGACGTGGTGAAGACAACTCTGCAGAATAAGGCAACGAGACTTGGACGAAAATCTCCCCTGCCGGCGTTTACAGAGCAGGAAAAGACAGAGATGAGAGGTACAGTACATTGCTGTcattgtttctctccctctctctctctctcttccccacccctctctctcctctctctctcctcctcctccttactcctctctctatctatctgtctgtctgtctgtctcctcctcctctctctctctgtgatgtgtgatgtgtgtgtgtgtgtgtgtgtgtgtgtgtgtgtgtgtgtgtgtgcgtgcgtgcgtgcgtgtgtgtgtgtgtgtgtgtgtgtgtgtgtgtgtgtgtgagagagagagagagagagagagagagaatggttccACGAACATGTGAGTTTATACATCTATTACCCAGAAACATTTTCGTAGTCTTAATCAAAATGATGATTATTTCTTGGAGAGTTTTGATCGAAAACTGCTATCGATTTCATGTTACGGTTACTGTCGATTTTATGTTACAGGCGCTATCGATTTTATCGGGTTGAACCATTACCAGACTAGACTGGTGTCTCCCGCGCCTGGTAACACCAACAGTCAGACCTTTGCTTTCTTCGATGATCAAAACATCAACTTCGAAGACGATCCCTCAGCACCGAAGTATGTTGTAAGAGGACTTCAGGATATGAATGATCATAGGTCATCTTCGCTGTTGATCtctccttcttcacctctccctttctcgctcCCAACCCTGACACTCACTCAGATTCACCTCTCCGGCCATTGCCGTTCAAACGCCAATATCACATTGTTATTAGCTTTAGCTCATCATTTGCAACGCCTTTGTGGTCAGTAACCTACCTTATCTCCTTGACTGCCAGgtacaaacaagaagaaaaacaacagaaagttgTGTTTCAAGtaataaatcaatatccagaacagtAAGCCCAAAACGTGGTAATGGTCTGGATATGTAAaactgatataattatatatagtgTGTATGAATTTAAacccttccagagttatttcccttcttttgatgatgtcatccgtGATGTCACTGTAGCTGTGAATTCTACAggtatggcagtcaaggggttacatacagacagatcttATCGCATGACTTTCGGGTGCGGCTTGCCCGTCTTTACCTAAATGGGTGCGTGTGCCTACAACTTTAGCCAAAGGAACCACCCAAAAGCATTCACTTTTGTTCTGTGTTCGTGTACAGACACTTTTAGCCAAAACATTcactctgttctgtgtctgtgtgccgacACCTACAACTAAAATATTCACTTCtgttctgtgttcgtgtgtcGACACCTTGAGCCAAATCATTCACCTCTGTCTCAGCCTGGTGTACAGAGACGACACCGGGAAGAAGGGGTGGCGGCTGGAGGGCTACGGAATACGCAAACTGCTCAACTATCTTCGTCAGACCTACAATAACCCAGATGTCTACGTCACTGAGAACGGCTACGCTGATTGTGGGACGATGAAGGACGAAAAACGGATCACCTACCTCAAAGAATACAGCAACAATGTTCTGAAAGGTACAACAGGTTACAGTATAAGACTTAATCTACCTCAAAGAATACAGCAACAATGTTTTGAAAGGTACAACAGGTCATGGTGTAAGATTTCAACAACCTcaaaaaaccacagcaacaatGTACTGAAAGGTAAAACAGGTTACAGTATAAGACTTAAACTACCCCCAAAGGATGCAGCAACAATGTTCTAAAAGGTACAACAGGTCATAGTGTAAGATTTAACCTACCTCAAAGAATACAACAATAGCTTCCTGAAAGGTAAAACAGGTCATGGTGTAAGATTTAACCTACCTGAAAGAATACAACAATAGCTTCTTGAAAGACAAAACAGGTTATGGTGTAAAACTTAACCTACTTCAAAGAATGCAGCAACAGCTTCCTGAAAGGTAAAACAGGTCTTGATGGAAAACGTAACCTACTTCAAAGAATACAGCAACAATCTCCTGAAAGGTAAACCATGTCATGGTGTCACTTTATCTGACTTGAGTACAGTGCAATTTCCGGGCATGATGATAATTTCTAGTGCGTTTTTACACGATTAGTGCTTTATTTTTAATTCCAATTATAATGGTGACATATTTCTCCACTTACaaaatcatcatttatcatcttGATTGAGTGTCGGAAAATACTAGTTGTGTGACTTCGGCAACCAGTATGACACCAgcagtgtgtatgtattattTGTAATGGTACTTTCTTTGTTACGTTTTTGTCATACACGTGTGCACGTATCACATGTGTTCATTTTGATGCCTATTTATGATATAAGGacgcatgtgcatatgcatgggTGACAGTCATTACTTTTAACACAACAATGATTAACTTCGATGCTGATTCACCGCTGCGATGCCATAATTCATGGCTAACAGTAAGAAACCAAAATTGTATGGTGTATAGTTTACTCCTTTTCATGAACACAGTCACCCCTTTTCACCGAGAAAATCTAAGTCTGACTCCTTCTAAACAAGTGATGTCCAACTGATGCGatatgttattttctttcttaatttctgtACGCTCTGCTTTTCTCGATTGGAATGCAAAACTACAACCACTGTTCTTGACCCACTCGCTATCATGATACAGAATTACGTCACTGTTCTTGACTCCATTCGCGCTTATGATACAAAATTACATCACTGTTCTTGACCCCATTCGCTCTTATGACACATAATGACGTCACTGTTCCTGACCCAATTCGCTCTCATGATCTGGTGGGCAGCCATTTCGGACGGATGTCACGTGAAGGGTTACTTCCCCTGGACTCTGATGGACACGTTTGAGTGGACGTCGGGCTACGGGCCCAAGATGGGTTTCTTCTACGTCGACTTCGGCCGGGACGACAGGCCTCGCTTTCCCCGAGCGTCCGTGACCTTCTACAACAGGCTGATTGGGGCCAGAGGCTTCACGCCTGACGTGCGCGATTTCCACGCCTGTGGGTgcttgtaataatgatgatggtgataatgatgatattgatgatggtgatgataacaataaaagcagcagcagcagcagcagcaccaccaccaccaccaccaccaccaccaccaccaaaaaagcaataataataataataataatgaaaatggcaataatagtaatgatattcatgatgtgatgatgaggatgacgacgacgacaacaacaacaataatgataataataataatgataatgatgatgatgatgataataatataatgataataatgatgatgatggtgatgatgatgatgaaaatggcaataatagtgataatgataataataatgataatgatacatatTTATAATGCGATCTACTTCCTTTGCAGGGGGTCAAAGCTCTAACAATGTACACCAatgtaaggggaaaaaaaggttgcAAAAATTAACaccacaaatcaaatcaaaaacactttattaatccacatggaaattaagttgtgcaatcacaggctcattgtaaacactggcataaaatcatgcgcaacataagaagagattaaaactagtcaaataagaattcccaatagctgacgatatactaacccccccaccccccaccccccccactcacatactcatgttaagacaatagggtattgcacaacaatattaacaaatgaaaacatccaacaaaaaaagggtataagattactaaaaatgacatgcgcgcacgcacgcacacacacccacccacacacacacacacacacacacacacacacacacacacacacacacgttaagaccataaggtattgtacaacaatacataaataaaaacatcaagggaataaatcgtatatataagtaaaatgcacacacacacacacacacacacacacacacacacacacacacacacacacaacgtatgcatgcacataacatatgtcacgccaataagattagaacattaacattaagatacatgaaatccaagtaaaataagaaaatattttaaaatcacttccgatcacacacacacacacaaatgcttgcttgcccgtgctcacccgctcagtcccacatgcacgcataatgtctgctcccatacactcgcacacacacacacacacacacacacacacacacacacacacacacgggaaaaaaaaggttgtaaaaattaacaccacacacacacaccaccaccaccaccaccatcaccactgtcactaccgtcaccaccatcagtcATCACAACCATGTCATGCCACACGTGTCCGTCAAGATTGTAAAATTATAGAAAGGTGTGAgggtatactttgtgtgtgtgtgtgtgtgtgtgtgtgtgtgtgtgtgtgtgtgtgtgtgtgtgtccgcatactacttcttctgctgctgttattactgcaacatctgctgctgctgctactagtactactactactactgcagcaatgctgctactactactactacttctacttcatcCACTGCTGCTATTGCACTACTGTAGCTACTACGactatgctgttgctgttgctgcaatGCTGCTAGCGCTACTTTTTCATCTGCAGTTATtgcactgctactactactacctctgctactgctgctgctactgctgttgttgttgctgctactgcttcttccACTGCTGCTATTACACGGCTGCTGCTCCAagactactgctgcttctgctgctgcaatGCTTCTGCTGGTACCTTTCCAACTGCTGCCattgaactactactactactgctactactactactactactgatgctgttgctgctgctgctgcaatgctGCAACTAATACTTTTCCAAATGCTTCTTTTGCACTACTACGTTATTGAaccactaccattactactactactactattattgatgatgatgctacaatacgggtggtggtggcagtgctgctgctgctactactgctgctactgttgactgttttatttatttgtgcatttttttctcaaggcctgactaagcgcgttgggttacgctgctggttcagcatctgcttggcagatgtggtgtagcgtatatggatttgaccgaacgcagtgacgcctccttgagctactgatactgatactgatactgacactgatactgatactgtgcagACCCGGCTGACCGTGACGAGTTTCTGTACGATCAGTTTCCGGATGACTTCATGTGGGGCACCGCTACCTCTGCCTACCAAGTGGAGGGCGCTTGGAATGAGgatggtctgtccgtctgtctgtttgtctgtctgtatgttcgtctgtctctttctctctgtgtctctatctttctatgtctcttcctctctgtttgtctgtctctttctctccgtatgtgtctctgtctgtctatgtctctctatgtctctgtctctgtctgtctgtctgtctatcaacctgtctctttctctctccctgttcg from Babylonia areolata isolate BAREFJ2019XMU chromosome 12, ASM4173473v1, whole genome shotgun sequence includes:
- the LOC143288088 gene encoding lactase/phlorizin hydrolase-like, with translation MGSPQMALLLVIALCTCCTLTQGHDEAAKAEGHNIVLGTFPKDFAFGVATSAYQIEGAWEQDGKGKSIWDVFAHQDGHTQDNANGDKAADSYNKWREDVQLLVELGVTHYRFSIAWSRLMPDGTKGRLEERGVRHYSQLIDELLRHHITPVITLYHWDLPQKLQERGGWLNPDIIGYFRDYADLCFGRFGDRVKHWITFNEPFIVGWEGYETGAMAPGVRQENGTYLVISNILRSHVAAYRRYQSTYRAAQRGQVGITLDSEWYEPKSSGKEYEDASLKALAFRLGIFADPLFKGDYPDVVKTTLQNKATRLGRKSPLPAFTEQEKTEMRGAIDFIGLNHYQTRLVSPAPGNTNSQTFAFFDDQNINFEDDPSAPNLVYRDDTGKKGWRLEGYGIRKLLNYLRQTYNNPDVYVTENGYADCGTMKDEKRITYLKEYSNNVLKAISDGCHVKGYFPWTLMDTFEWTSGYGPKMGFFYVDFGRDDRPRFPRASVTFYNRLIGARGFTPDVRDFHAYPADRDEFLYDQFPDDFMWGTATSAYQVEGAWNEDGKGPSIWDTFSHYGNHIASGQTGDVACDSYHHIDDDVRMLKELGVQHYRFSIAWSRVLPDGTPGSLNPMGVRYYNQLIDALLEAGIAPMVTLYHWDLPQALQDQGGWMDDAIVDRFDDYARVCFEQFGDRVPLWITFNEAFVVSWLGHGIGIFAPGVHDPGVGVYKVAHNIVRSHARAYRTYDTHFRHLYHGKVGITLDIEWKEPFTLSNEDLYAADRAVMFKLGWFGNPIYGGSGDYPEVMKRFVARKSARQGYNASRLPAFTEEEKRLNKGAYDFLGMNHYTTNLIRNNPNPNSDANYEADQDMESRSDPCWADTEAGWLKVNPWGLRYILRWVKDRWGNPPVYVTESGRPDEQGKNDINRIYYYRNYTNEMLKAIKLDGVNVKGYTAWSLMDNFEWTTGYYAHFGLYQVDFDDPNRTRTAKKSVSFFKQLVKENGFSPDSPVMGDNW